From Pedobacter aquae:
ACAGAGCTTGATTTTTATTCTTTTATTTTACCGATTCTTCATACCAGAAGCTTATAATTATTTTAACCACGGAAAGGTCAAAGTTCACAGAGAGCTTATATAAGTCTCCACCCAGCTTTGTGTCCTCTGCGTACTCTGTGGTTGATTTTAAATTCAAAAGGTAAAATTAAAAACTCAAAAACAGGAAAGTCATCACCCAGAACTGGAAACTCAAAACTGGAAACCGACAACTGATTCAAAATTCAAAAGGTAAAATTAAAAACTCAAAAACAGGGAACTCTCCACCCAGAACTGGAAACTCAAAACTGGAAACCGGCAACTGATTCAAAATTCAAAAGGAAAAATTAAAAACTCAAAAACAGGGAACTCTCCACCCAGAACTGGAAACTCAAAACTGGAAACCGGCAACTGATTCAAAATTCAAAAGGAAAAATTAAAAACTCAAAAACAGGAAAGTCATCACCCAGAACTGGAAACTCAAAACTGGAAACCGACAACTGATTCAAAATTCAAAAGGTAAAATTAAAAATTCAAAAACAGGGAACTCTCCACCCAGAACTGGAAACTCAAAACTGGAAACCGGCAACTGATTCAAAATTCAAAAGGAAAAATTAAAAACTCAAAAACAGGAAAGTCATCACCCAGAACTGGAAACTCAAAACTGGAAACCGACAACTGATTCAAAATTCAAAAGGTAAAATTAAAAATTCAAAAACAGGGAACTCTCCACCCAGAACTGGAAACTCAAAACTGGAAACCGACAACTGATTCAAAATTCAAAAGGAAAAATTAAAAATTAAAAAATAAGAAACTAATCAAAATCTATCAATCTCTCATTCAAAAATCAATCAATCAAAAAAGCTAAACGCGGAAAGCTTCAATCAATTATTCTCTGATTCAAAATTCAAAATTCAAAAGGAAAAATTAAAAATTAAAAAATAAGAAACTAATCAAAATCTATCAATCTCTCATTCAAAAATCAATTAATAACACTAACCACCCAGAACTGGAAACCGGCAACTAACAACTAACAAACCAACAAACTAACCACCTAACCAACAAACTAACAAACCAACCACCTAACCAACTAACCACCCAACCACCTACATATTTACATCCTCCTGACTACACACATTCTGCTCATCAAAAAATAAAAAATTATCTTTGCAGCCAGAAATAATTAAAAATGAGTAAACACGGAAGAATATTAGTAGCCATGAGTGGTGGTGTGGATAGTTCTGTTGCCGCAGTAATGCTACATGAACAAGGGTATGAGGTGATTGGCTTAACCATGAAAACGTGGGACTATGCTTCTTCTGGTGCTAATTCTAAGGAAACCGGCTGTTGCAGCTTAGATTCTATCAATGATGCCCGCTCTTTAGCCGTAGGATATGGTTTTCCGCATTATATTTTAGATATCAGAAACGAGTTTGGCGATTTCGTGATTGATAATTTTGTGGATGAATACCTGGCTGGCCGTACACCAAACCCTTGTGTACTTTGCAATACGCACATCAAATGGGAAGCTTTACTTAAAAGAGCAGATAAACTAGATTGCGAATTTATTGCCACAGGTCATTATGCTAATATCCGTCTGCAAGACAATGGCAGGTATGTTATTTCTAAAGGTAAAGACGAAAATAAAGATCAATCTTATGTTTTATGGGGCGTTTCTCAAGAAAATTTAGCTCGTACTAAATTCCCATTAGGTTCTTTTACCAAAGCAGAAATTAGACAAATGGCTTTAGATATGGGCCAAGAGGAATTAGCAAAAAAAGGCGAAAGCTATGAGATTTGCTTTGTTCCGGATAACGATTACAGAGCCTTTTTAAAACACCGTGTACCAGCTCTAGAGCAAGATGTTGATGGTGGCGATTTTGTTTTAACCAATGGCACCAAAGTGGGTAAACACAAAGGCTATCCTTTTTACACCATAGGGCAAAGAAAAGGTTTGGGCGTTGCTTTTGGTAAACCTATGTACGTTACCCAAATTTTACCAGAGAGTAATACTGTTGTTTTAGGCGAGGAAGAAGAACTACAAAAACAGAAGCCAGCGTAAGAAATTTAAACTTGGTGAAATATGCGGCTATTCCTGAACCTTTAGAAGCGATTACCAAAATCAGATATAAAGATGCTGGTACTTTTAGTCATATCCACCAAGAAGGTAATATCATGAAAGTAAACTTTCACCATGCTGTTTCTGGTATTGCACCGGGGCAATCGGCAGTTTTTTATGAAGGTAATGATTTGCTAGGCGGTGGTTTTTTAATGTAATTCTATTAAATTAGATGCATGAAAAAATTAGGCTATGCAGTTTTAATATTTGTGGTGATGCTTGCTTCAAGCTGTACCAAAGAAAAAAATGCTGCTCCTAAATCTTTTCAGTACGAGTATTACCCCCTAGCTAAAACTAAAGTATGGGTTTACGATGTAGACTCTACCCATATTGACAAATTCAATAATTCGAGGGTGACCAATTTCAAGTTTCAAATAAAAGATTCTATTGCCGATTTTTTCATTGGCCTTAGTGGAGATACTATTTTTAGGGTAGAGCGTTACAAAAAACAAAATAACAGCAATATTTGGGTTTTCCAGAAAAGCATAGCCAGAAGCAAAAGCATCAGAGCGGCAGAAGAAACCTTAGATAACCAAACTTTTGTAAGACTTATTTTTCCACCAGAATTTGGAGCACAATGGAACGGCAATAGCCGAAATAATATAGGCGAACAAAGCTATACCATTACAGATTTTGAAGTAGCAAAAGAAGTAAATGGCATAAATTATCCCACAACACTTTCAATAACTCAAATAGACGTAAACAACCTCATAGAAGAAGATTTTGCTACAGAGACTTATGCTAAAGACATTGGCTTGATTTACAAAGAAGTTAAGAATATAGAGAAAGATATTTCCTCTGGAAGAATTTTAGATGGCTTTATATATTCTTTTAAATTGAGAGCCAACAATTAGTCAAAAATCCTGTTTCTATAAATAATTTAATGTGTTTTTAATCCTTTTTTTTGGGATAAAACATATATTATCCTTTATTTGCGGTAAAATCAATTTTTAATGGCGAAAAACTTACTGATTGTAGAGTCTCCGGCGAAAGCCAAAACTATAGAAGGATATTTAGGTAAAGACTTCCTGGTGAAATCCAGTTATGGCCATATCCGTGATTTGAAGAAAGATGATGGAGCAATTGAAGTTGATAACGATTTTAAACAGCACTATGAAATTCCTGCCGATAAAAAACAGGTCGTAGCCGAGTTGAAGAAGTTAGCAAAAGAAGCAGAAATGATTTGGCTAGCATCCGATGAGGACCGCGAGGGAGAAGCTATTGCATGGCATTTGTATGATTCATTAGGATTAAAAGAAAGCAATACCAAACGTATTGTCTTTCATGAGATTACCAAACCTGCTATTTTAAAAGCTATAGAAAACCCAAGAACTATTGATTATAATTTAGTAAATGCCCAACAGGCCAGACGTGTTTTAGACCGTTTAGTTGGTTTTGAGCTTTCTCCGGTACTTTGGAAAAAAGTGAAGCCTTCCCTTTCGGCTGGTAGGGTGCAATCTGTAGCGGTAAGATTAATTGTTGATAGAGAAAGAGAAATCAACCATTTCACGGCAGAATCTGCTTATAAGATTATCGCTATCTTCTCTACAGGTAAAGCAAAAGAAATTTTTAAGGCAGAACTGCCTCAACGATATGCCAATAAAGACGAGGCAGAGCAGTTTTTAAAAGATTGTATTGGTGCTGGTTTTAAAGTTAATTCTTTAGATACCAAGCCAACCAAAAGAAATCCGGCTCCGCCTTTTACCACCTCTACCCTACAACAAGAGGCTAGTAGAAAGCTAGGTTTTTCGGTTTCAAGAACTATGACAGTGGCTCAGAAACTATATGAAACCGGAAAAATCACTTATATGAGAACCGATTCTGTTAACCTTTCTGATACTGCTATTGAAGCTGCAGAAAGAGAAATTAACAGCGCATACGGTAATAAATATCATTTTAAAAGAACGTTTAAGACAAAATCTGCCGGAGCGCAGGAAGCTCACGAAGCTATCAGACCTACCCATTTTGAATGGCATAGTATTGATGGTGATGCCAGCGAAAAACGTTTGTACGAATTGATTTGGAAAAGAGCCATTGCCTCTCAAATGAGTGAAGCTCAGTTTGAAAAAACTACAGCTAAAATCAATATCTCCTCACGTAAAGAAGATTTAACAGCCAATGGCGAGGTGATGAAATTTGACGGTTTCTTAAAAGTATACCTAGAATCTGAAGATGAGGAAAGTGATGCCCATTTAGAGGATGAAAATAATGCTATTTTACCTCCGCTAAGCGTTAACCAAAGCTTAGAATTGGTAGAAATGAACGCTACAGAGCGCTTTAGCAGACCTCCTGCAAGGTATACCGAAGCTTCTTTAGTAAAGAAACTAGAAGAATTGGGTATTGGCAGACCATCTACTTATGCCCCAACCATTTCTACCATACAAAACCGTGGTTATGTAGTAAGAGAAGACCGCGAAGGAAAAAGTAGAAGTTATGGTGTTTACACCCTTAAAAACGATAAAATTGTTAATGCTACCAAATCTGAAGTTACCGGAACTGAAAAAGGGAAGCTTTTCCCTACAGATATTGGTGCAGTAGTAAACGACTTTTTAGTAGAACACTTTAAAGATATTGTTGACTTTAACTTTACTGCTTCTGTTGAGAAACAATTTGATGAAATTGCTAATGGCTTAAAAGAGTGGACTAAAATGCTTCACAATTTTTACAAGCCTTTCCATACAGAAGTTGAGGATACTTTAAAAAATGCCGAGAGAGCTAGCGGTGAGCGCCTTTTAGGAACAGACCCTGCTACAGGTAAAAATGTTTATACCCGTATTGGTAAGTTTGGCCCTATGGTGCAAATTGGCGAAGCAGAGGATGAAGAAAAACCTCGTTACGCCAGCTTGTTAAAAGCACAATCTGTAGAAACGCTTACTTTAAAAGACGCTTTAGAACTCTTTAAACTACCTTTTTCTTTAGAAGATTATGATGGTAAAGAAGTTGCCGTTGGTGTTGGCAGATTTGGGCCTTATGTTAAATGGGGAGAAACTTTTATCTCTCTACCTAAAAATGAAGATCCGTTAACGGTAAACCAAGAAAGAGCTATTGCCATTATTCAGGAAAAACTACATACAGATGCCCCTGTAGCGCAATACAGAAATCTGCCTGTAACCAAAGGTAAAGGCAGATTTGGACCATTCATCAAATGGAATGATTTATATATCAATATCCCGGTAAGGTATAATTTTGATAACTTAAGTCAGCAAGATATTGAAGAGCTGATTGGTGCTAAAATGGAGAAAGAAGCTAACCGTTACATACAGCAATGGGAAAGCGAGAAAATTGCCATTGAAAACGGCCGTTGGGGACCATTCATCCGCTTTGGCAAACAAATGTTAAAGTTAGGAAAAAACGCAGCTACCAACCAGAAATTTACGGCAGAAGATTTAGCAGCTATCTCTTTAGAAGATGTTAAAAAACTTATTACCGAGCAAATACCTGATGCTTTTGAGCCTAAAACAAAAAAAGCTACCAAAAAAGCTCCTGCAAAGAAGGCGGTAGCGAAGAAAAAGTAATATGAAAAAAGATTTACCAGAAAATCTGGTTGAAGATATTTTTATTGCAGTAGTGCTAGAAAATGAAACTCCTCATGCAAAATCATGGGGAGTTTATTTGATTAACCTCAAAGAAACAGCTATAGAAACCATTTTAGTAACTTCTAAAGGTTACGGTGAGCGTAATGGCGAAGAAGTTAAAACTTCTGTTTTAAGACATATGATTCCTACTTTAGAAGCCAAAAGCTTTGCTAAAATTGAAATGATAGACGAAGAAGTTTTTGGTTTAAGTAATGAATATTGGCTTTCTTACTATTTAGGTAAAGATATTTACGACAAGAAATTCATTTTCTTACCAGAAAGTATTGTGGAGTCTAACTTTATCAAAATCCCATTGGTTAATATGCCAGGGGTAATGATTGGGGCATAACCTTGCTCCTTTCCTACCATTTTATCTTCTCAAAAAAAATAACAATTAAGCTGAATAGATTAACTATTGAGCTTAATTGTCTTAACTAAATTTCTTGTTACTTGCAGGTATCAATGATGAATTGATGACATCGGGCTAAACCGATACTCTCTCCTCTTTATTTAATTGGCTACATCCCGGTTTAGTTCTTAACCCGGGATTTTTTTATTTTAGTAAAATCGATAAACAAGAAAACCTATGTTAGCTCAATTAGATTTACAAAACCTTTTAGTTTTAGATATAGAAACGGCTCCTCAGTACCCAAATTTTCATGAATTACCAGAAAACTTACAGTTACTTTGGGATAAAAAGACCCAATTTCAGCGTAAGCAAGATGAAAGTCCGGCTGAGTTTTACCCAAGAGCAGGTATCTGGGCCGAGTTTGGTAAAATCATTTGCATATCTGTAGGTGTTTTTAAATCTGATAGGCAATTACGTGTTAAATCTTTTTGTTGTGATGATGAAGTAGAAATTTTAAGAGATTTTATTCATCTTTTAAACAACCAGCCTAGCAACTTAATCCTTGGCGCTCATAATGGTAAAGAGTTTGATTTCCCATATCTATGCAGAAGAATGCTCATAAACGGTCTTTCTATACCCACTCAGCTTCAAATTGCGGGTAAAAAGCCTTGGGAAATTAACCATTTAGACACCCTAGAACTATGGAAATTTGGTGATTATAAGAACTATACTTCTTTAGCTCTTTTAGCTGCTATATTCAACATCCCAACACCTAAAGACGATATAGATGGCAGCATGGTTGGTGATGTTTATTGGA
This genomic window contains:
- the topA gene encoding type I DNA topoisomerase is translated as MAKNLLIVESPAKAKTIEGYLGKDFLVKSSYGHIRDLKKDDGAIEVDNDFKQHYEIPADKKQVVAELKKLAKEAEMIWLASDEDREGEAIAWHLYDSLGLKESNTKRIVFHEITKPAILKAIENPRTIDYNLVNAQQARRVLDRLVGFELSPVLWKKVKPSLSAGRVQSVAVRLIVDREREINHFTAESAYKIIAIFSTGKAKEIFKAELPQRYANKDEAEQFLKDCIGAGFKVNSLDTKPTKRNPAPPFTTSTLQQEASRKLGFSVSRTMTVAQKLYETGKITYMRTDSVNLSDTAIEAAEREINSAYGNKYHFKRTFKTKSAGAQEAHEAIRPTHFEWHSIDGDASEKRLYELIWKRAIASQMSEAQFEKTTAKINISSRKEDLTANGEVMKFDGFLKVYLESEDEESDAHLEDENNAILPPLSVNQSLELVEMNATERFSRPPARYTEASLVKKLEELGIGRPSTYAPTISTIQNRGYVVREDREGKSRSYGVYTLKNDKIVNATKSEVTGTEKGKLFPTDIGAVVNDFLVEHFKDIVDFNFTASVEKQFDEIANGLKEWTKMLHNFYKPFHTEVEDTLKNAERASGERLLGTDPATGKNVYTRIGKFGPMVQIGEAEDEEKPRYASLLKAQSVETLTLKDALELFKLPFSLEDYDGKEVAVGVGRFGPYVKWGETFISLPKNEDPLTVNQERAIAIIQEKLHTDAPVAQYRNLPVTKGKGRFGPFIKWNDLYINIPVRYNFDNLSQQDIEELIGAKMEKEANRYIQQWESEKIAIENGRWGPFIRFGKQMLKLGKNAATNQKFTAEDLAAISLEDVKKLITEQIPDAFEPKTKKATKKAPAKKAVAKKK
- a CDS encoding 3'-5' exonuclease, coding for MLAQLDLQNLLVLDIETAPQYPNFHELPENLQLLWDKKTQFQRKQDESPAEFYPRAGIWAEFGKIICISVGVFKSDRQLRVKSFCCDDEVEILRDFIHLLNNQPSNLILGAHNGKEFDFPYLCRRMLINGLSIPTQLQIAGKKPWEINHLDTLELWKFGDYKNYTSLALLAAIFNIPTPKDDIDGSMVGDVYWKEKNLERISTYCQKDVITTARLIQKFKGMDMVKDEQITIVA